One window from the genome of Hydractinia symbiolongicarpus strain clone_291-10 chromosome 1, HSymV2.1, whole genome shotgun sequence encodes:
- the LOC130633871 gene encoding uncharacterized protein LOC130633871 yields the protein MMKNVLFLYWINHMYMHRMSRDTFPLKRFIMLYIRLMVGNIFIIKGINGSNPSGTHWQQVMGIMKRVSVNPRTNEIWSLTSFGYIFRREGVPRIEMEGDAAGKRWRWIPGRLKFISCGDVGIWGLDFAGRVMYRTGTRIGYGPGRTWQLVEGKILKQLHTGDDIVWGVDNNNKIHVRLGISESSPTGTHWLRIGGNLKYVAVNNIDNSVWGIGPFNHHNLIFFRKEARLVNTGFSPWTNFGECDNKFGYRTRLRYCIEEAPGYPKVSCIGPTTDFLECNLHACVKA from the exons ATGatgaaaaatgtattatttttatacTGGATCAATCATATGTATATGCATAGGATGTCAAGGGACACCTTTCCATTAAAAAGATTTATAATGTTGTATATTCGACTCATGGTTggaaatatatttattattaaaggTATAAATGGTTCTAATCCTTCTGGGACACATTGGCAGCAGGTTATGGGAATAATGAAACGGGTTTCAGTAAACCCAAGAACAAATGAAATATGGTCGTTGACGTCCTTTGGATACATATTTCGACGTGAAGGCGTTCCTAGAATCGAAATGGAAGGTGATGCAGCAG gAAAACGTTGGCGATGGATTCCTGGGCGCCTAAAGTTCATATCATGTGGTGACGTTGGGATCTGGGGGTTGGATTTTGCTGGACGTGTGATGTATCGTACCGGAACGAGGATTGGATACGGGCCAG gacGTACCTGGCAATTGGTGGAGGGGAAAATATTGAAGCAACTTCATACAGGCGATGATATAGTATGGGGCGtagacaataacaacaaaatccaTGTTCGACTAG gaaTAAGTGAAAGTTCTCCGACTGGAACTCACTGGTTGCGCATCGGCGGTAACCTGAAATACGTAGCGGTAAATAACATCGATAACTCGGTGTGGGGCATTGGTCCGTTTAATCACCACAACCTAATCTTCTTCCGTAAAGAGGCTAGATTAGTAAACACAGGATTTTCCCCGTGGACAAATTTCGGGGAATGTGATAACAAGTTTGGTTATAGGACGAGGCTTCGTTATTGTATTGAAGAAGCGCCAGGTTATCCAAAAGTAAGCTGTATTGGTCCGACTACTGATTTTCTGGAATGTAATCTTCACGCTTGTGTAAAAGCATGA
- the LOC130633781 gene encoding uncharacterized protein LOC130633781, with the protein MRVLIFFLIAPVTDWMAYGELCDRIYFKHPSEKTFPFVNILNGIYKRIDSQYEVFPVYEHMQAHVIFTYMSSDHSVGFLVRQGDASAPGLRCSLRITRIEIKTGRWMHHTNETSPFADIFSECYLTYGNSKKMKLNYTLTPFCMRNDTVACNGGDVFLLNRGKIVALHKKVKGKVVRIADRAIFEHYDPPKNTKLSYNVSTERWVIASLIGETFFFQYKTKYKDFALRPEFITSSWDVFFSSVSVSFTFFCSSQISECSRCKYGECQKVSIEYGADFQVKHYVYHTCSCYFGYKGKYCDKKSHGCAIPDGHEGLIVNTDRYSVASYFCGNLNDDSKPVFLPMTCGANFKWKINGNCKYFSSRKLFYVIVSTGSILLFLLSFLGLLLCLNVSRIASKWILMYSTTSSLYGFTWVCIQLWTHTSTVEHTHAVVLDSMGYFSVFLSVFINTLICEYPINLVKPMFLGGIGIASAMVIPRVLLDSNSGTISTVLFLVLLYFILLLEQYINIKKTRKYLDTLSEGVVRFCEDMAKVKPKLKVKVSSSRVPNNEEGLNGTFSEVIDVPIVSWKHRDKVYAFQEPAVWKVTENIVWSEDNSEERFQEYLFNLERNHYSHDDQSRCKFKLYTPGFKDRTFYSGNKSALPFSYWSFILVPICFLHWPLRYKYIICGLREKKVVIEKEVSDRDTLISTVINNPPPNYDEIAHTPITPPPRYEEATDFDRLLEHDNRPSYEEIMLQTRR; encoded by the exons ATGAGAGTGCTGATATTTTTCCTCATTGCACCAGTGACTGATTGGATGGCATATGGTGAACTGTGTGaccgaatatatttcaaacatcCATCAGAAAAGACATTTCCATTTGTAAATATATTAAATGGTATTTATAAAAGAATTGACTCCCAATATGAGGTTTTTCCGGTTTATGAGCACATGCAGGCGCACGTGATATTTACGTATATGAGTTCTGATCACTCTGTAGGATTTCTTGTTCGTCAAGGTGATGCTTCAGCTCCAGGTCTGCGTTGTTCTTTACGCATAACTagaattgaaataaaaacaggacGTTGGATGCACCATACAAATGAAACAAGTCCATTCGCAGATATATTTAGCGAGTGTTACTTAACGTATGGAAATTCAAAAAAGATGAAATTAAATTACACTTTGACACCTTTTTGTATGAGAAATGATACTGTTGCATGCAATGGTGGAGACGTGTTCCTATTAAATCGTGGCAAAATAGTTGCTTTACATAAAAAAGTCAAAGGCAAGGTTGTGCGTATAGCCGACAGGGCTATATTCGAACATTATGATCCACCAAAAAACACCAAGCTTTCTTACAATGTTTCAACAGAAAGATGGGTTATAGCCTCTCTAATAGgagaaacctttttttttcaatacaaGACAAAATACAAAGATTTTGCTTTACGTCCTGAATTTATCACATCAAGCTGGgatgtatttttttcttccgTCAGCGTATCGTTCACATTCTTCTGTAGTTCACAAATATCCGAATGTTCTCGTTGCAAATATGGTGAGTGCCAAAAAGTTAGTATAGAATACGGAGCGGATTTTCAAGTTAAGCATTATGTATATCACACCTGCTCCTGTTACTTTGGTTATAAAGGAAAATATTGTGATAAAAAATCTCATGGTTGCGCTATACCAGATGGACACGAAGGTCTGATAGTGAATACGGATCGATATAGTGTAGCTTCATACTTCTGTGGCAATCTTAATGATGATTCCAAACCTGTCTTTTTGCCAATGACTTGTGGTGCTAATTTCAAATGGAAAATCAATggaaattgtaaatatttttcttcaagAAAATTGTTTTATGTTATCGTGTCGACTGGATCAATTTTACTGTTTCTGCTTTCTTTTCTTGGCTTGCTTTTGTGTTTAAATGTATCAAGAATTGCCAGTAAATGGATTCTCATGTATTCCACAACTTCGAGTTTAT atggcTTCACATGGGTATGTATTCAACTATGGACACATACATCCACTGTTGAACACACACATGCTGTGGTGTTGGACTCAATGGGTTACTTTAGCGTCTTCCTGTCTGTGTTTATAAATACACTTATTTGCGAGTATCCGATAAATCTTGTGAAGCCGATGTTTCTAG gTGGAATTGGAATAGCAAGCGCGATGGTAATACCTCGAGTCCTTTTGGATAGTAACAGCGGAACCATTTCAACAGTGCTGTTTCTCGTTTTGCTTTACTTTATACTGTTATTAGAGCAgtacataaacataaaaaagacgAGAAAATACTTAGATACACTTTCTGAAGGAGTTGTTAGATTTTGTGAAGATATGGCAAAAGTCAAGCCAAAGTTAAAAGTAAAAGTATCTTCTTCTCGTGTTCCAAATAATGAAGAAGGTTTAAACGGAACATTCTCGGAGGTGATAGACGTTCCGATTGTATCGTGGAAACATAGAGATAAAGTGTATGCTTTTCAAGAGCCTGCCGTCTGGAAGGTGACCGAGAATATTGTTTGGAGTGAAGACAATAGCGAAGAAAGATTTCAAGAATATTTATTTAACTTGGAGAGAAATCACTATTCCCATGATGATCAATCCAGATGCAAGTTTAAACTATATACACCTGGTTTCAAGGATCGCACTTTTTACTCTGGAAACAAATCAGCATTGCCATTCTCTTATTGGAGTTTCATATTAGTCCCAATCTGCTTTTTACACTGGCCGTTGCGATATAAATACATCATTTGTGGACTGCGAGAAAAGAAGGTTGTTATAGAAAAAGAGGTTTCTGATAGAGACACTTTAATTAGTACTGTTATTAACAACCCACCACCTAACTATGATGAAATAGCCCACACACCTATTACTCCCCCACCGCGGTATGAAGAAGCCACTGATTTTGATCGTTTGCTGGAGCATGATAACCGCCCTTCTTATGAAGAAATTATGTTGCAGACAAGACGTTAA